The genomic interval CTCTGTGTGTAgctgaattaaaaagaaaaatgcaaaagtATTACAACTCAGTAGCAGGAATACCTCTTAATATGTGTTTAATTGTGCTTTTTATTCCAAAATGGGATAATATTGAAGTCTCATTTTGTCTTTGCATCATCTTCATGAAACAATGAGTGCATTTAGTTATTgcttttcaacattttatatacgtttttacattaaatatattttaaagcatCTTCAGCAACCTTCACAACCAACACTTCCCACAAGTCGTCTGCCTAGTAACAGGTGATGACGTCTATTTTTATTGGTTCGTAATTAACCACAGCGAAAAAACATTAACTAAAACATTTCAACTTAGAAATACACATGATTTATGAGTGTTTCAATTTAAAAGTGTctcttatatttaaaaaaatatattttctttttatttgtgagGGATGTATTATTTCCCTCACATCATATTTTGTTgttatgtatttcattttaataataagatAAATTACATCTAACAGACATAAcatcctaataataataataataataataaaaaagcccAATTAGATGTGATGGCCttgtttacatacagtacattaagTTTCTAGGTTGTAGTTTCACTTTTCATATCTATTCATAGAAGTatttatgaaataaatgaatattgtGACCTTTTTTACACCAGTTTATACATGTTAAGCGCTAAATAGTAGTTGTATGCGTACTTCCTTATAACATCTGGGAAAGGAGTCTGCCTGGTAACAAGTGATGCTGACATCCTATTGGTTGACTGTTTTTTAGTCCCAGgacttatatataatatattacttTAAGTAACACTATcaaaagatgattttttttttttttaaatatagataaCAAGACTATTGGTTGTTGGTGTTGGGACTTTTTTGTGTGCTGGACAGTCCAGAAATGAAAGCACTTTTGGAAATCCCCCCAAGTAACATTAATACCTTGGACTCTCCCTTTTAGTCTGAATTAGGAGTCATGTTCTCCCCTTGCTGCTTTATCCTCACATATTTTtcttgtctctccctctctcagtgGCTCCAACAGTCGTGCCTTGAAGGTGGCCGGCCTGGTCACTCTGGCATGTCTGCTGCTGGCCAGCCAGGTCTTCACCGCCTACATGGTGTTTGACCAGAAGCAGGAGATCCACTCGCTGCAGAAGAACTCTGACAGGCTGGGCAAACAGCTGACCCGCTCGTCCCACGGTAAAAAAAGAGGGCATTAATGATGAGACAGGGTGGTCCGAGCAGACATGTACCACTAATGAGTAATAGACTTCgtcagacaggaggaggaagaggaggaggaggaggaggaggctgtaGGAATAACGTGGAAGTGAGAGTTTCTCTTTAAGGAACTTGATATGAAACCTGGACAGAGAAATGAACATTTGCTGGTGATTCATAAAGAACATCAGCTGTGTGCTGTTCTTATGTTGATCTTCATCATTTCAAGCAGCGTCACACAGAGTCACCGTAATATTCTATATTATCTAACAGTCAACACATCCGGTGTTGCTGTGATCAAGAGCATCCTTTAGAGCTGGGTGTTGCcagcatttcattcagttttacttttctatttatatgttttagttcaagttattatttttttattatacatacatgtacacacacataacatgACGATAccaagaaggaaaggaaaataaataaataaaaagaaaagaaataacaaaaaggGGCAGGGTGTGCAGAGCGATCACGGGTTACaacaaacattttaacttttattaCCGACTGACAGCAGTCACACAAAAATATCCATTCCACATCGCATGTCATTTcagcataaacataatttaCTCATGGACAGTCGGACTCCACCAGAGTGTGTGTCTCGTCAGAATGCAGTGTGTTCAGGAATGTCCTGATGAAGTCCGAGTTAGTTCAAGTTATTTATTCTGAGGAGCTTTACAGTTTTAGATcaggtatttgtgtgtgtattttataCCACAAATAACAAATCAGTTCATTagctttcagaaaaaaaactgattcTCTCCCCAAAGTTCACTCTTTTTGCAAtgtggtttttgtttttctttactaattaatgaatttgtttgtttgtttacagctGGAGCTCCAATGAGGATGCAGCTGCCCATGAACAGCCTTCCTCTGCTGATGGACTTCACTTCAGATACGGATGGCAAGTCGGCCAAGACACCTCTGACTGTAAGTTTACACCTGCCTCCTCCTATCAAATacataagggataatgtacagcgagccagtcattttgacccgctagctgtacattatcccgtttattacacggctacttactgaagaaatcaatattttgaaacaaaaacggtcctccagagtccgacatcagagctgcgcccatagcaacggtctgtaatacagaaattacagaccactgaacgccgtgattgaccaatcagaatcaagtattcaacacagccgtgtaataaaattCATTCAACTCCATCAAACTTGTTTAACACTTAAAATATTGTACATCTGACTCCTCCGTTCCCTTTCCATCAGAAACTGCAGGACACGGTTGTCAGCGTGGAGACCCAGCTGAAGGATCTCATGCAGGTACgctgttctctctgtctgtatccTTGTGTGTGTCgtcacattgctgatgttgtgtTGTCACTAATCTCCGgtcatgttgtcatgttgttgtgAGCAGGACCCCCAGCTGCCTCACTTCAACGAGACCTTCCTGGCCAACCTGCAGAACATGAAGCAGCACGTGAATGACAGCGAGTGGCAGGTAACGCCTCACAGACGACCACTCAAACTGAGATAGACGTGACTAAAAGTCAGTCAGtcatgtttatattttgttgCACTCTGCAGAGCTTTGAGACCTGGATGCGTTACTGGCTGATCTTCCAGATGGCTCAGCagactcctccacctccaccaactCAGTCAGGTTACTGCTGCTTTCTTTCCTTCACATTATAGTGATCAGCTGATGTTCTGATCCGGACCGGTGCTGTGACAGGAGATGATGATTgtaatatattattactgtGGTAATATGAGAGATGTGCTGAAGAGGGACAAAATGAGGAGCTCGGGAGTTAACAACATGCATATCCGTGGCATGTTTAGAGATAACTTTTActatcattttcattattttggtgCAAAAATGCAGTTGCATACCAGACATTATTTCTGCTACTGTCACTGAGTTTTTAGGACCAATTAAAGTGTTATTTCCCACACTGCTCATGGGGAAGTATTTAACCTTGCCGTAGTTAAAAACGCTCTCATATCAGTCTTTAATACatacagaaaattccttcaTATGAACATGGTACATCGGCCCGTATTGTTTCTTAGAGTGCAGTAATTATTAAAACACTAGACAAGCCTTTAATGTCCTCTACTCTTTCCATCCCTCAGCCCCTGTGATCAAGACCAAATGCCAGACAGAGTCAGAACTCGGAGTCTCCAAGATCGGTTCCTACAAGCCCCAGTGTGACGAGCAAGGGAACTACAAGCCCATGCAGTGCTGGCACCCGACCGGCTACTGCTGGTGCGTGGACCAGACCGGCACAGCCATCGAGGGCACCAGCATTCGCGGCCGCCCCGACTGTCAGAGAGGTACGAGACACAGATTAAATAAAAGACTTTATTGTGATTCAGTGCAGCTTTTCATGCTCATTTCATGCATATTTCCTCACTTTCTGTCCTGCTTCTTTTATCCTCAGTTTTCCCTCGTCGCAGGATGGTTGCACCTCTGCTGATGCAGAAGACCCTCAGCGTCGACGGTGAGTGCCTCaaattaggatttttttttagtggATTAACAGTCTAGATCTTCAATCTTTTGTTTGCTGCTACTACATCATCacatgttgtgtttctgttttccaGATTAGTGAAACAAATGAAGCAAGGTGTTGGACTTTTCTCTTCAAGCTTCGCATG from Sebastes fasciatus isolate fSebFas1 chromosome 10, fSebFas1.pri, whole genome shotgun sequence carries:
- the cd74a gene encoding CD74 molecule, major histocompatibility complex, class II invariant chain a, with protein sequence MEQPNEESPLARGSVAGSQEVLLVPAGPTSGSNSRALKVAGLVTLACLLLASQVFTAYMVFDQKQEIHSLQKNSDRLGKQLTRSSHAGAPMRMQLPMNSLPLLMDFTSDTDGKSAKTPLTKLQDTVVSVETQLKDLMQDPQLPHFNETFLANLQNMKQHVNDSEWQSFETWMRYWLIFQMAQQTPPPPPTQSAPVIKTKCQTESELGVSKIGSYKPQCDEQGNYKPMQCWHPTGYCWCVDQTGTAIEGTSIRGRPDCQRVFPRRRMVAPLLMQKTLSVDD